In a genomic window of Gossypium arboreum isolate Shixiya-1 chromosome 9, ASM2569848v2, whole genome shotgun sequence:
- the LOC108454658 gene encoding tubby-like F-box protein 3 isoform X1, which yields MTIQCIARLRSRRVVQDQLEGSDTAAAAAAVAGGGGDCCWANLPHELLRDVLLRIEESETRWPQRRNVVACAGVCRSWRFVIKEIVQVPEISGKLTFPISVKQPGPKECLLQCFIKRNRSTQTYHLYLSLTNALTDDGKFLLAACKCRRPTCTDYIISLRAEEISKGSSTYVGKLRSNFLGTKFSVFDGQSSNAGAKMTKSRSSRLAYSKQVTPRVPFRNYPTAHISYELNMLGSRGPRRMQCIMDSIPATSIRPGGVAPTPAEFSVNNVNVFPSIPSFHSKSASMKNFLSGPLPHQKDGGALVLRNKSPRWHEQLQCWCLNFHGRVTVASVKNFQLVVSPENGPAGPEHEKIILQFGKVGKDLFTMDYRYPISAFQAFAICLSSFDTKIACE from the exons ATGACAATACAGTGCATTGCTAGGCTCAGATCACGCCGGGTGGTTCAAGACCAACTGGAAGGTTCAGACACGGCCGCGGCCGCGGCGGCAGTGGCGGGTGGTGGTGGTGATTGTTGTTGGGCCAACTTGCCTCATGAATTGTTAAGGGACGTTTTGTTAAGGATTGAAGAGTCTGAAACTCGTTGGCCTCAAAGGAGAAACGTAGTCGCCTGTGCTGGCGTTTGCAGGAGCTGGAGATTCGTCATTAAAGAGATCGTTCAAGTTCCTGAAATTTCAGGGAAATTAACTTTTCCTATCTCTGTTAAACAG CCTGGTCCGAAGGAATGTCTCCTCCAATGCTTTATAAAACGGAACCGATCGACTCAAACTTATCACCTTTACCTCAGTTTAACTAACG CGCTAACCGATGATGGAAAGTTCCTTCTTGCTGCTTGCAAGTGTAGGCGTCCTACTTGCACGGATTATATCATTTCGCTACGGGCAGAGGAAATTTCGAAGGGGAGCAGTACTTATGTTGGGAAACTAAG ATCAAATTTTTTAGGAACCAAGTTCAGTGTCTTTGATGGACAGTCTAGTAATGCCGGTGCAAAAATGACTAAAAGTCGATCGTCAAGGCTAGCATATTCGAAACAAGTTACGCCTAGAGTCCCTTTCAGAAACTATCCCACGGCACACATTTCATATGAATTGAATATGTTAGGTTCACG GGGTCCAAGGAGAATGCAGTGTATTATGGATTCCATCCCGGCAACTTCAATAAGACCAGGAGGAGTTGCTCCGACCCCGGCTGAGTTTTCTGTCAACAATGTCAACGTGTTTCCATCAATTCCGAGCTTCCACTCAAAGTCAGCAAGCATGAAGAATTTTCTATCTGGACCTTTGCCCCATCAAAAGGATGGTGGGGCACTGGTGTTGAGAAATAAATCTCCAAGGTGGCACGAGCAACTCCAGTGTTGGTGCTTGAATTTCCATGGACGAGTGACGGTTGCTTCAGTGAAGAACTTTCAACTAGTGGTTTCTCCCGAAAACGGACCAGCTGGGCCAGAACATGAGAAGATTATCCTCCAGTTCGGAAAAGTTGGGAAGGACTTATTCACCATGGATTACCGGTATCCGATTTCTGCATTCCAAGCATTTGCTATCTGCCTCAGCAGCTTCGACACGAAGATTGCTTGTGAATAA
- the LOC108454658 gene encoding tubby-like F-box protein 3 isoform X2 — protein sequence MSVYVLNIGVSRNMRSQSNIDYIECSSFSFSFSPQLLPLIPKPPSKPFSQVRTRLQLTGRPGPKECLLQCFIKRNRSTQTYHLYLSLTNALTDDGKFLLAACKCRRPTCTDYIISLRAEEISKGSSTYVGKLRSNFLGTKFSVFDGQSSNAGAKMTKSRSSRLAYSKQVTPRVPFRNYPTAHISYELNMLGSRGPRRMQCIMDSIPATSIRPGGVAPTPAEFSVNNVNVFPSIPSFHSKSASMKNFLSGPLPHQKDGGALVLRNKSPRWHEQLQCWCLNFHGRVTVASVKNFQLVVSPENGPAGPEHEKIILQFGKVGKDLFTMDYRYPISAFQAFAICLSSFDTKIACE from the exons ATGTCCGTATATGTATTGAATATCGGTGTTTCAAGAAATATGAGGAGTCAGAGTAACATAGATTATATAGAATGctcttctttctctttctctttctccCCACAACTGCTACCACTCATCCCCAAGCCTCCATCAAAGCCTTTTTCTCAAGTACGAACGAGGCTGCAACTCACAGGCAGG CCTGGTCCGAAGGAATGTCTCCTCCAATGCTTTATAAAACGGAACCGATCGACTCAAACTTATCACCTTTACCTCAGTTTAACTAACG CGCTAACCGATGATGGAAAGTTCCTTCTTGCTGCTTGCAAGTGTAGGCGTCCTACTTGCACGGATTATATCATTTCGCTACGGGCAGAGGAAATTTCGAAGGGGAGCAGTACTTATGTTGGGAAACTAAG ATCAAATTTTTTAGGAACCAAGTTCAGTGTCTTTGATGGACAGTCTAGTAATGCCGGTGCAAAAATGACTAAAAGTCGATCGTCAAGGCTAGCATATTCGAAACAAGTTACGCCTAGAGTCCCTTTCAGAAACTATCCCACGGCACACATTTCATATGAATTGAATATGTTAGGTTCACG GGGTCCAAGGAGAATGCAGTGTATTATGGATTCCATCCCGGCAACTTCAATAAGACCAGGAGGAGTTGCTCCGACCCCGGCTGAGTTTTCTGTCAACAATGTCAACGTGTTTCCATCAATTCCGAGCTTCCACTCAAAGTCAGCAAGCATGAAGAATTTTCTATCTGGACCTTTGCCCCATCAAAAGGATGGTGGGGCACTGGTGTTGAGAAATAAATCTCCAAGGTGGCACGAGCAACTCCAGTGTTGGTGCTTGAATTTCCATGGACGAGTGACGGTTGCTTCAGTGAAGAACTTTCAACTAGTGGTTTCTCCCGAAAACGGACCAGCTGGGCCAGAACATGAGAAGATTATCCTCCAGTTCGGAAAAGTTGGGAAGGACTTATTCACCATGGATTACCGGTATCCGATTTCTGCATTCCAAGCATTTGCTATCTGCCTCAGCAGCTTCGACACGAAGATTGCTTGTGAATAA
- the LOC108454275 gene encoding putative 4-hydroxy-4-methyl-2-oxoglutarate aldolase 3 isoform X1 has translation MQVLSNSVKLARVLGTRMILLNSNNQFLSSLTQFSTSPLSSLQFQLRTKSSSAFPAGRHRAAIATADVCDSNAALLVNGDLRALDPIFKIYGQRLAFSGPIVTVKVFEDNVLVRQLLETEGNGRVLVIDGRGSTRCALVGGNLAQWAHDMAWAGIIVNGCIRDVDEINACDIGVRALGSNPLKSNKKAVGEKHVPVQIAGTLIHDGEWLYADSDGILISKTQLSV, from the exons ATGCAAGTCCTTTCGAATTCTGTAAAACTCGCTAGGGTTTTAGGAACCCGAATGATTCtactcaattcaaataatcaatttctCTCCTCTTTGACCCAGTTCAGCACGTCTCCTCTCTCTTCTCTTCAATTCCAACTCAGAACCAAAAGTTCATCAG CTTTCCCTGCAGGAAGACACAGGGCTGCCATTGCCACTGCGGATGTTTGTGATTCAAACGCAGCACTTCTGGTGAATGGTGACCTTCGTGCTCTTGATCCAATCTTCAAGATCTATGGCCAGCGTCTTGCATTTTCAGGGCCCATCGTAACCGTTAAGGTGTTCGAGGACAACGTATTGGTCCGGCAGCTTCTTGAAACTGAAGGCAATGGAAGAGTTTTGGTTATAGATGGTAGGGGAAGCACAAGATGTGCTTTAGTTGGAGGAAATTTGGCGCAGTGGGCTCATGACATGGCATGGGCCGGTATCATTGTGAACGGCTGTATTAGAGATGTCGATGAGATTAATGCATGTGATATCGGGGTTCGAGCACTGGGATCAAATCCGTTGAAATCGAATAAAAAGGCTGTCGGTGAGAAACATGTCCCAGTTCAGATCGCCGGAACATTGATCCATGATGGGGAGTGGCTATATGCTGATAGTGATGGCATTCTTATCTCCAAAACTCAACTCTCTGTTTAA
- the LOC108454275 gene encoding putative 4-hydroxy-4-methyl-2-oxoglutarate aldolase 3 isoform X2, translating to MQVLSNSVKLARVLGTRMILLNSNNQFLSSLTQFSTSPLSSLQFQLRTKSSSGRHRAAIATADVCDSNAALLVNGDLRALDPIFKIYGQRLAFSGPIVTVKVFEDNVLVRQLLETEGNGRVLVIDGRGSTRCALVGGNLAQWAHDMAWAGIIVNGCIRDVDEINACDIGVRALGSNPLKSNKKAVGEKHVPVQIAGTLIHDGEWLYADSDGILISKTQLSV from the exons ATGCAAGTCCTTTCGAATTCTGTAAAACTCGCTAGGGTTTTAGGAACCCGAATGATTCtactcaattcaaataatcaatttctCTCCTCTTTGACCCAGTTCAGCACGTCTCCTCTCTCTTCTCTTCAATTCCAACTCAGAACCAAAAGTTCATCAG GAAGACACAGGGCTGCCATTGCCACTGCGGATGTTTGTGATTCAAACGCAGCACTTCTGGTGAATGGTGACCTTCGTGCTCTTGATCCAATCTTCAAGATCTATGGCCAGCGTCTTGCATTTTCAGGGCCCATCGTAACCGTTAAGGTGTTCGAGGACAACGTATTGGTCCGGCAGCTTCTTGAAACTGAAGGCAATGGAAGAGTTTTGGTTATAGATGGTAGGGGAAGCACAAGATGTGCTTTAGTTGGAGGAAATTTGGCGCAGTGGGCTCATGACATGGCATGGGCCGGTATCATTGTGAACGGCTGTATTAGAGATGTCGATGAGATTAATGCATGTGATATCGGGGTTCGAGCACTGGGATCAAATCCGTTGAAATCGAATAAAAAGGCTGTCGGTGAGAAACATGTCCCAGTTCAGATCGCCGGAACATTGATCCATGATGGGGAGTGGCTATATGCTGATAGTGATGGCATTCTTATCTCCAAAACTCAACTCTCTGTTTAA